The genomic window ttttgattgcattcagagaaatcaaacaaaaccacatccagatctgacactcaatctgtttgtcataacctaattagctcaggattttgaacattgaaggaagaagcactgttcacaccagggagaaatgcgtattgtctgtgtgtcgaagagtctgtgaagatacatctgaaatgtccaaacaccagcgcagtcacactggggagagactgtggaaatgtggggattgtgggaagggatttatttacccatcccagctggaaatgcaccaacgcagtcacactgaggagaaaccattcatttgctctgattgtgggctgggattcactcagtcaaacaacctgctgaaacaccaacgagttcacagtggggagagaccgtttgcctgctctgtgtgtgggaaaggatttgcgCAGACATCTCACTTGCTGAAACACCAACaaattcacacaggagagaggccattcacttcCTCTGTATGTGGGAAAGAATTTGCTttgtcatccagcctgttgatACATCAGCGAATTCACAATGGGGATAGACTGTTCACCTGCTCTATTTGTGGGAAAGGATTCGTTTcgtcaaccaacctgctgagacaccagcaagttcacaccggAGAGAAATCAttcacctgttctgtgtgtgggaaaggattcactcagtcatcctctCTGCTggaacaccagcaagttcacactgggaaAAGACCATTCATCTGTTCTGAATGTGGGAAAGAATTTACTCGCAATTCCAAACTATTGgtacatcagcgagttcacactggagagaaacctttCACCTGTTctcagtgtgggaagggatttactcactcatccaacctgctgacacatcagcgacttcatactggagagagaccattcacctgttcGGAGTGTggaaaagcattcactcagacagttCACCAGCTGATAcatcagcgaattcacactggagagaaactgttcacatgttctgagtgtgggaagggatttgctcactcaaccaacccgctgagacaccagcgagttcactctgtggccagaccattcacttgttctatgtgtggaaagggattcactcaatcatccaaactgctaacacaccagcaagttcaccacaaacacatttgaaggattttgctcttaaatcaaggaatgaactttgatctttgggctgttttgtactggtgtcattcgtccctgctcaaaacttgatcttctcttgggaaataaggtagggcaggtgactgaggggtcagtgggagaaatattttggggcctatgatcatagttgtattagttttaaaatagttacggaGAAGGATAGACttggtctaaaagttaaagttttaaatgggactaaggccaattttgacactattatgccccttaaaagcacagtaagactGCCTATGTATGGGAATGTGCAAGATGGGTGAGGTGCAaaacaagtattttacatcagtatttactgtggaaagggatatgaaagctagagaacttagaaatgaatgtgtatcttgaaaagttccatattatagaggagatggtgctggatgccttacagagcataaaggtggataaatccccaggatctcTTCAGGTGTACTCTCGAACTTTGCGGGAAGCTAGGCTtgcgattgggccccttgctcagatatttgcaccattgacagttATGGGTGAGCTGTTAGACTGGAGGTTGCCTCatgtggtgccattgtttaagaaaggtggtaacataaaaccagggaacaataaactcttggtgagcctgacgtcagttgtgggtaagttattggagggaattctgagtgataggatttacatgtatttggaaagcgtggactgaatggggatagtcagcatggctttgtccgtaggaaattatgtcttactaacttgattgtaacttcttcaaaaaaaaattcaaagaagattgatggcagaacggtggatgttttcgatatggatttcagtaagtaaAATTCCGCATGGTACCcgattaacaaggttagatcacatggaatccagggagagctggccatttggaaaggcctttggcctgcagtatgctgcaaggattggtacttagtaactataactcctacattcacatccaaatcatctttataaatggcAGAAAGgagtggacccagctctgatcctagcggcacaccactggtcacacgcctccagtctacaaagcaaccctccaccagcactctgtcttctaccttcaagtcagatctgtatccaaatgactggttctctctgtattccatgtgatctaaccttgctaatcagtcatgaggaaccttgtcaactgccttactgacatccatatagaacgcatccactgctttgccctaatcaatcctctttgttccttcttcaaaaaaaaatcaagttagtgagacatgatttcctacacacacagccatgttgactatccctaatcagtccttccctttccaaatatttcaagtactatccctcaggattccctccaacgacttgcccaccactaatatcaggctcactggcctatagttccctggcttttccttaccacctttcttaaatagtggcaccacattagccaacttctggtccctcacctgtggctatcgatgatacaaatatctcagcaagaggcccagcaatctcttgcCCAGCTTTCCTCCAAGTTCTCGGATacgcctgatcaggtcccaggaatttatccacttttatgcgtGGTAAGCTGTTCAGCATCACTGCCTCTGAAATATGGttaattttcaagatgttgctatttatttcccctcagtctatatcttccatatccttttctttagtaaatactgatgcataatacttgttttattatattccccattttttgcaattccacacataggcggcattgctgctttttaaggggccctattctctccctagttatccttttgttcttaatatatttgtagaatccctctggattttccttaatgCTATTTGCCTaagctacctcatgtcccctttttgccctcctaaatTCCCTCTTAATTATACCATTAGTGAATCCTTATAAGAGTATAATgacaatctctgctgtctatacctgacatgtccttcctttttcttgaccaaaaccttgatttctctagtcatccagaattccctacacctaccagccttgtccttcacccaaacaggaatatactgtccctgaactctcattatcttatTTTTTTAAGGCTTCCCACTTCCGAACCTTTCcgttttacctgcaaatatcggccccaatcaacttttgaaagctgttgtgtaataccattaaaattggccttcctccaatatagaactttaactttcagaCCTGGTCTAcacttttccatcactattttaaaactaatagaattatggtcactggccccaaagccCTCCCActgataccctagtcacctgtcctgctttatttgccaagttttgcactttctctagtcggtacatcacatactgaatcagaacattttcctgcACACTCtcagcaaattcctctccattcaaaCCTTTTACaccatggaattcccagtctgtgtttggaaagttaaaatccattCCATAACCACCCtcttattcttacagataactgagatcttctttcaaaattgtttgtcacattcctgctgactattgggaggcctatagtataatcccaacaaggtgatcatccctttcttattttcagttccacccaaataacttccctggatgtgttCTCAGATGTATCCTGCCTAAGTAAAGCCATAATGTTACCCTTGCTGAAAAATGCCACTTTTCActcctctcttgctttgcttccccTCCCGCTTTTGACTTTCTATCGTTTCTATAGGATCTATATCtcagaacattaagctggcagccctgtccatccttgagccttgtctctgtaattgcaatgataactcagttccatgtttccaaccttgccctgagttcatctgcctgagctgttaggcctctggcattgaaataaatggtgtTTAATTTATTAGTCCTTTTACATTAATCTTAATAACAATTATGTAACTGTAgggtaggttttgaaaatgatgacgttttattgctgtatatcaacacattcacactgggtaaagacaatcc from Stegostoma tigrinum isolate sSteTig4 chromosome 10, sSteTig4.hap1, whole genome shotgun sequence includes these protein-coding regions:
- the LOC125450304 gene encoding zinc finger protein 239-like — protein: MSKHQRSHTGERLWKCGDCGKGFIYPSQLEMHQRSHTEEKPFICSDCGLGFTQSNNLLKHQRVHSGERPFACSVCGKGFAQTSHLLKHQQIHTGERPFTSSVCGKEFALSSSLLIHQRIHNGDRLFTCSICGKGFVSSTNLLRHQQVHTGEKSFTCSVCGKGFTQSSSLLEHQQVHTGKRPFICSECGKEFTRNSKLLVHQRVHTGEKPFTCSQCGKGFTHSSNLLTHQRLHTGERPFTCSECGKAFTQTVHQLIHQRIHTGEKLFTCSECGKGFAHSTNPLRHQRVHSVARPFTCSMCGKGFTQSSKLLTHQQVHHKHI